Proteins from a genomic interval of Clostridium sp. M62/1:
- a CDS encoding DUF3783 domain-containing protein, which translates to MRETVLLYNFKDAERLMKIRQALMPLGFRLKAVAKEDYLKPVGFLAGLKDIEDNGMVYEGEEFEDEMLLMAGFTSARIDTLILALRKKGAGRINYKAVLTETNKNWDSVSLFKEIKREHEYMTGEGKQ; encoded by the coding sequence ATGAGGGAGACAGTGCTGTTATATAATTTTAAGGATGCGGAGCGTCTGATGAAAATCAGGCAGGCGCTGATGCCGTTAGGCTTCCGTCTGAAGGCAGTGGCGAAGGAGGATTACCTGAAGCCAGTTGGCTTTCTGGCCGGGTTAAAGGATATAGAGGACAACGGGATGGTCTACGAGGGAGAGGAGTTTGAGGATGAGATGCTCCTCATGGCAGGCTTTACCTCAGCCAGGATCGACACTCTGATACTGGCGCTCAGAAAGAAAGGCGCAGGCAGAATCAACTATAAGGCAGTTCTCACAGAAACAAATAAAAACTGGGATTCTGTCAGCCTTTTTAAAGAAATAAAGAGAGAACACGAATATATGACAGGGGAGGGGAAACAGTGA